ggaggatggggacaCAGATGTTCGGTAAAATAGACCTTCTATGTAACTAACATTTCTGGTAAATGCTCTGAAGACGGAGCTCAGGGTGGTTCAGGGTGCTCGGGAAGCCTTGCCCGTTTCAGCTGAGATCTGAGGAGTGGGGGCTCCagcgaggagggagggaaaggccaTGGTGGGCGAGGAGCTGCCTGTGGGAAGGCCCTGAGAGCCCATGGGGCTTGGCCCTTCAGAGAAGCAGTGTGAGATCCACACCGGGGGCAGGCAGGGGTCAGACCTTGGACTTGATCGCAAGGACATGGGGCAGTTGTACAAATACTTTAAGCATACGAGTGACCGGGCCagaaattttggttttttttttttttttaattgtgagctacgttgtgtgcatgtgtgtgctttTTGACTTGGTGGAGAAACATGGAGACGCTGGCTCTACTGTCCTGTTAGGTTGGTGCGTCTGGTGAGGGTGGAATCTCCCACATGGCTGGGTGGGGAGCGAGGAGGCCTCGTGCGCAGTGGAGCCACGTGGTTAGAACTTGGGTTCTGGAGGCCGTCTGCCATGTTTTAGTTCTACCAGTTAGCTGTGTCCCAGCTCCTCAACCCCCTGGGTGCTGCTCCCCGCCTGTGCCCATTTTGCCCAGGCCCTGGCTCAGGCGGCCCCGGTGGGACCCCAGCCCAGAGCGGCTCGGCCAGGTTGCGGAATGGGGCGCTTGCCTCTTTCGTTCTCGGGTTGGGGCAGCTCTACCCACGAGGTGTTTTAATGTCCCAGTTTAAGTCAGAAACCACGTCTTGAACCTAGTCCTGGGGAACAGGTTCTAACCCTGATATTGATTGTGGCACGTCATTCAGCTTTTCGAGGGCAAGGTTGCAATGTGCTGTGTATAAGGAGTCTGAAAAATGTGCATACACtgcaatatgtatattttaaaaacttgatcaCATTctagtgtttgtttttctttttcttgatcacATTCTAGAGACTGTCTCTCAACCTCCTTTTTTCTCTGACTCTGTTTTGGACATCTTCCCACGTCAGCTGTATAATCTGTTGTACAATGTGTAACTTAACctcttttaccattttaatccATAAAGCAGTTAATATTCCTGTACAAATTAGATATTTttgacatggaaagatgtttGTGGTTTAAGAGAGAAGTTAGACTGTAAGATCCTAAGGAcacttaaaaatatgtgtatgtgtgagtgtgtttgtgtgtgtgtgtatctatttgCAAATACACATAAGATGTATGGGTATGTTTACATATACAGTGACTGTATTGCTTAttaaaaacttgtttttaaaataaaatattattaattaaaaacCATACATACACACAGTTGGCTTTTGGAATGCTGGGGCACCTGGCAGCAAGGTGCCGATGGAATGCCCCAAACCTCCACTCTGAGTAACAGTACTCTTCCGTTCCCTCTTGACAGGAGGCTGTGCCCAGACATATCCTTCTTCCAGAGGGCCACTGAGTACCCCTGCCTCCTCATCCTGGATCCCCAGAATGAGTTTGAGACCCTTCGTAAGCGGGTGGAACAGACGACGCTGAAATCCCAGACGGTGGCCCGGAACCGGAGTGGGGTCACAAATGTGAGAGGCAACATGGGGGCCCAGGGACTCCCTGTGAAAGCCttttccttcctgcttcccttgGACTACTGCCCACAGGCCATCAGGCCCCTGACCATCTTTCCTGTTACTCAAAGCAGCCTTGGTCCTTCCAGGGCCACCTCTGGGCTCTTTCCGAAAGTCAGGTATCAAAGGCTGGGTGTAACGGGTGCCAGGTGAGGGCCCTGCCGTGCAGTAAAGGAGCCATACTTCTGGTCTTGCGATGGAGATGGCTCTCGGAAAAGTAATTACAAGTGTGAGGACAACAGTGATGGGGTGGAAGATGAGCCAGTCTGAGTGTCAGGGAAGACTTTCCTGGGAAAGTGACATTTACGCTGAGGCTGCAAGGATGAAGAGGAAAGAGCCTTCTAGGTAGTGAGGAGGGAATGTGTGGTTGTCCTCAGGCAGGAGAGAGCAGGGTGTGTTCAAGGAAGGGAGGAGTCCAGCAtgaggtgggggtaggggagagggaagggttgCTGGGGGGTGCGGGAGAGGTGAGTGGTGATGAGGCCACTCGGGTCTTTATCCTGAGGGCTGGGGACCCCTGCAGCATTCTCAGCTGGGCAGTGCTGTGATTCGGGTCTGCCTTTGCGAAAGACTGCTGCGGGTCCTGGGGGAATATTGATTGAAGGGGCAGGAATGGAGGTGGAGAGGCTGCCTGGGAGGGTCCAGGGAAGGGTGGGTGGGTCGGGGTAGGCTGTAGCTGGGAGAGAGGTGAGAGACCAGACCGAGGAGAAAGGACTGTGCTGGCCAAGTTAGGCTGAGCTTTTGAATCTCAGGCTTCTAGCAGATTCCTGTGATTCTGAGAAGCTGTTTATAGCTAAACAAGTatattttcttattccttaacTTACACCTATTGCTTTGGTACCTGAACTCTGACTTGTTCCTCAAAACTTTTCATTGTCCTCCAACAATGGAAAAATCCTTCTCTGTAACCTCCAACAAGCTAGACGCAGGTACTACTGCAGAAGCGTGTTTTCCCCGAGTGGAATGATGGGTCAGGGCTCTGTGTTTCCAGGAGAGCAGCCATTTTTCACCACAGGGGTGACGGGCAGTTCTGGCTGATCCCAGGGGTCCACGTGCCCACAGCAGAGCTGGGTGTGTCAGGAGATGATGAATGCTTGGCTAAATGACTGTATGGCTTGCTGTGCGGGTAGCCTTCCTGCTTGGCTACTGATGTCCTGTCTGCAGGGTAGAATGGGGACCTGGCTTCTGTCATTCATTTTCTACAGTAATTGGGGGCCAAGAACCTTTGGACCTGGTCCTGGTGGCAGAGAACCTGACTGACCACAAGCTTCATCCCTAGATCTCTGGACCTAGGGATGAGTGGGCAGTCTGAGTTAAAGCTGACTGGGCAGGTTTGACCCTGGGCAAGTAACACCAGACTCACCTTCTTGGGTCTCTGTCCCTTCTTCTGCAAACTGGTGTAATTGTTTCCGCTCTGTCTGGCTTACGCAGAGAGGATGAAATGAGGTCATGGCTGTACAGGTTCTTGGAAAGCTGGGAAAGCAGTGGGCATTCTCTGAGGCCTGGACCTCAAGTTCTGGCGTCAGCCAGTCTGAGTGTAAGTCTGGTGCCACCACTTAATGCGAGATGTCTGACGAGTGGCCTaacatttctgagcctcagtttcctcaacttgACAATGATGTTGTGGGGGAGGGCAATAGcccagtggcagagcgcatgcttagcacacatgaggtcctgggttcaatccccagtacctccatttaaaaaagaaaaagaaaaaacaatgatttTGAGAGAATGCTCTAAGTTGTTCAGAGCATAAATAGAGGAATACTTTTAGAGTACTGTCTTGCACATAGAACACTCTCAGTAAACATTagtgctgtgtgtgtgcacatgtacacGCATGTATACGTGTATCCGTGTGCGTAGTACAGTgatatatatagtggaaaaggAGCCTTAATGTCCCCAGGACCCTTGGCTTCCAGGACTGCTTCGTACTCTGTCCCTGCGTGGGTTTGCCTGTGGCTCTCATATAGCTAACCCCAGGTACCTGAATATTTACAAAGCTCCCAAGGGCTCCCAGTGGGCAGCCACTGTTGGGGACCTCTGCCCTATTGCATGAATTTTTAGCAAGGAATCATCATCTCTTTGTTAATCTCCCaactttttcttaatgaaaattttgaaacattGAGAAAAGTTGAAGAGTACAATGCAAACCTATATACCTAAATTCAGCAGTTGTTAACCTTTTGTCATGTTGTGTATGTGTTATATGCAGACAGTAAGTTGCAGACATTCTGACCTTTTACCTCTAATCAGTTCAGCAGGCATCTCCTGAGAATAAGAACATCCTCCTCCTTACCACTGTCACATCTAGGAAAATTAACCATAATTTATAGTAACATCTAACATCTAGTCTATGATTGGATGTCCTCAGTTGTGcctagaatatttttcttttaaatgcaaaCCAGGACCTAGTCAGCACTCATGCACTGCATTGGGATGTCACGTCTCTTTAGTCTCTTGCTCTAGAGTGGGCCTCTACCCTCCCCTACCCCCAACATTTGAGTTTTTGAAGAGTCTTAGCCAGTTGTCtgcttttgacatttttttttaaattgaagtgtaactTAACACACAGTAAGACACATACATTTTAGGTATACAACTGGATGAATTTTTTCTCATGTATCCACCTATGTAACTGCCAAGCAGATCAAGacatggaacatttccatcatccagAAAGTTCCTTCATGCCCCCTCTCAGTCAGTACCCCTTCTCTCAGAGGTAAGCACTGTTCTGGGTTTTATCACCATAAATTAGATTTCAGTCCAGCAGTCTTGTAGAATGTCCCACATTCTGGATTTATCTGCTTGTTTCCTTCTGGTGGTGGTGGACACATTCCTCTCTGCCCTGTGTTGCCCGTAAGATGGAAATTAAGCTTCGGCTTAATGGTAAATATTTCTGGTGGGAACAGATGGTCTGTAATGCCACCCACCTTCTTAATGGGCTCTTCGTCTTTCCCCCCAGATGAGCTCCCCACACAAGAACTCGGCACCATCATCCCTGAACGAGTACGAGGTGCTGCCCAACGGCTGTGAGGCCCACTGGGAAGTGGTGGAGCGGATTCTGTTCATCTACGCCAAGCTGAACCCTGGCATCGCTTACGTGCAGGGCATGAATGAGATCGTGGGTCCCCTCTACTATACCTTTGCCACCGACCCCAACAGCGAGTGGAAAGGTAAATGGGCTCTTGCCTTCCCACATCCTTGTTGCTGCCTTCTAGAAAAATGGAATGAGGAAAGCTGGAAGCTGGGCTGGTGGGCTCTATCAGACTACAGCTCACTTCCCTGTTTTGGCATCCATTGCCCCTTGGTCAGATAAGGGGGTTGGCCTGGATCATCTCTGAGATCTTTTCTAGCTCGAACTTTCTAGAATGTTAGATGCTTACTGACCTCTTGATATTTGTAACTGAATTTCTGATAGAGGagataaactatatatatagGAAGCTCGATGATAGAAAGGATTTATATAAACAATGATGTGAAAAGTGCCATCAGAAGAGCATGCAGTCAGTTGCTAAGCAGGTGTGCAGTGTAGTCAGAATCTgagaagaaagaagtgatgtcCTTAGTCTGGGGGTGGAGAGTGGACACGGACAGAGAAGGGATGCAGCCTGACTGTGAGGCTGTCATGATGAAAGCGAGACGGCATGGGCCTCGGGAGGGCACCCGCTCTCTCGCAGCTGCCCTCATCCTGCCCGACTCTCCCAGAGCATGCGGAGGCAGACACCTTCTTCTGCTTTACCAACCTCATGGCCGAGATCCGGGACAACTTCATCAAGAGCCTTGACGACTCACAATGTGGCATCACCTACAAGATGGAAAAGGTGTACTCCACCCTGAAGGATAAGGACATGGAACTCTACATGAAACTGGTGAGAACCCCCAGGGCCACGCGGGCCAGGGCATACAGACCAACAGAAAGAGGCAGAGGGGAGCAGGCTCCTGGGCATCCCAGGCCCAGGGTGAGGTCTGGGTTGAGTCTGGGGACTGAAGTGGCTGCTTCTGCCAGGGGGCGTGGACCCCGGTGccgaggaggggctgggagactGAGGCAGCGGATGGTGGCAGCCTAGTACCTGGGGGTGAAGAGGAGGTTGATACGGTGCTGACTGTATACCAGGCACAGTGCAGGGCAGTCACTGTATACAGTTAGTTCGGCCTTTTAGAGTCCTCTGGGAGAGGAAGTgtgaacttcatttttaaaaattactggagTGGCATTCCATGTTTATTTCAGGAAACAGTTcagtaaaatacatttatttataaataaaaaccttTTTGTGgacaagaaaatatatatgaacatatCTTTTTAAACAACTTTGGAATTGTGTCTTGCTATTTTGTTGACATGCTTTTTCAGTTAGTGATGTTCACTGTGGCTGACCAGAGGGCTCATCTCTACTGGGAAGAATTGTCTCATGGGGTTCTTGTGTGGAGTAAATAAGAGGGATATTTAACATGTTAAGCACAAGGTCAGGCTTGTAGTAAGTGCCCAAAAATGGTTTCTTTGTCCATAAATCCAAAGTTAGAATCTATATagtgttttaaaagaatttgGGCCATCATTTATAAATCTAAGGAGCTTATATAAAAGTTTCGGTTTCTGACCTTCTCTCAAAAAATCGGACGATTTGACATCAGCTAGCTACCTCTCTGAGCGAGGCTCCCTGGGCCACCCGGAGCCATCCCTGCCTTAGTGTGCCCGGCACTCACACCTGGCCTGCCAGGTCCTCTGTTGGGTGCTTATCTGAATTCCTGTCTAATAGGCTGCGTGGCGTGCCATGGCAACCAGCCAACATGGATTCttgcgccccaccccacacctctgTCTCCCCAGCAAGAGCAGAACATCAAGCCCCAGTTCTTTGCCTTCCGCTGGCTGACACTGCTGCTCTCCCAGGAGTTCTTGCTGCCAGATGTCATCCGAATCTGGGATTCCCTCTTCGCCGATGACAACCGCTTTGAGTTCCTCCTCGTCGTCTGCTGCGCTATGCTCATGTGAGTGTGGCCGTGAGCGGAGGGGCGGGCAGGGAGTGATCCTCTGGGATTCTCAGACGAGCCTCAAACCAAACTCATCATTGCGGGTGGTGCAGAAGAAGCAGGAAGGGGCCTGGCCAGGCCTGCACTCAGTGGCCTCGGTGCCTAGCGTTTTTGCTGCTTGTTTTTCTTAGACTGATCCGGGAGCAGTTGCTGGAAGGGGACTTCACCGTAAACATGCGGCTCCTGCAGGTAATGGAGTTTGGGCAGGTTTAGTCTTTAGCCATGAGGCAGACGCTTAGCAGGCACCCACCCCACACCGGTCACTGTGGTGGCCTGTGGTCAGGGTCCGGAGAGTGTAGTGGGGCTTAGGAGTCCAGACTTCTGGTGCACATCTGGGTTTAGATCTGGGTTGGCTCCTGGCTTTGCCACTGCCCTTGAGTGTGGTAGGGCCTTGAGTGAATGACTTGGCTTCTCTGAACCAAGTTCTCTGCATAAATAAATCACACCTGGGGCACAGCGTTATTACCTGGTACATGGTAATAATGCTTGTTGGTAATCATGCTCAGACCTGGGGAAGGAAAGTGTGGGCCTTAGTGGTTAAGAACACAGGCTCGAGTCATTCAGCTttagggggtgggtgtagctcaagtggtagaacgcatgcttagcatgcacgaggtcctgggttcaatccccagtacctcccccaaaataaataaacctaattacccccccaaaaaaagtcacTCAGCTTTGGGTTCACATCTTCGTTTAGCTGTGCTAGTCATGTGACCTAAGCCAAGTGGCAACCTCTCTAGgccttaatttctttgtcaacaCCTGGCCTGGGGTTGGTTTTCAATAACTTCATTGACTAGATCTGTAAAACAGGGGCTGTTGGGGTGACCCTGTGAGCTCATGTATGGACAGTGTCTGGCCCTGTTCCAGGCTTATTGTGAACAGAGCTCAGGGTCCGACAGCAGGATGCGGGGAAAGGTGGGGTGTCTTGGTCATAGGGACGGGGCTATGAGACCTTCTGGGTGGTGGCTATTTGGGTTAAGTTAGTGCTGCAGTGGGTGTAGCAACAGCTCCACGCAGGGTTTGGACAGACTGGGGGTGTCTGGTATCCTGTGGTCCCTACCCCTCAGGCCCAGGGTCCAGCATGGTGACGGGTCCGTTGGGGAGGACCAGGTGCGGCAGAGGTGGTGAAGGCTGAGCTGGCTTCAGCGGCATATTGTCGGCCTTTCCCTGCCCAGGATTACCCCATCACAGACGTCTGCCAGATCCTACAGAAAGCCAAGGAACTCCAAGACTCACAGTAGCCTGGCGGCAAGAGGCCCGGGTTTGGGAGAGAAGCCACTGACCCCTGTGCCCTGGCTTCTGGGACATGCAGAAGCCTGTGGGATCCCAGCTGGGTTTGAGGGAGAAGCTGAGGGTTGGCCTGTCCAGGCCTCTCAGCCTGGCCGCTCCCACCGGGGGCATGCTGCGCCACGCTCCTTCCTAACCCCGAGCCCTGGCTCCTCCCACTCTGACCCTGGGACCCTTTGCCCAGGCTGCTGAGCAAGGCAGAGCTCATGAAGTTGTTTCCTGAGGCTGGGGCAgatggggggctgggggctggcaggggcccctcctggtgtctgctctgtggctcccttcctctcctgctctgtCTTCTGGGGTCTGGTCCAGGAGGTGCTTGGCAAATGAGCCAGAAACCACTTCTGGGGGTTGGTGCTCCGGCTTCTCCGTGGGGAGGGTGACACTGAAGGAGCTAAGAGGCTGCCAGGCCCAGGTCACATCCTCTGTCCCTTTCCCACTGAGCatgtgcgtctgtgtgtgtgtagccaTAGGCTGGTGTATGTGTCTCTAATCCCCCAGGTGTCTGCTTCCCctccgtctgtgtgtgtgtgtatgtctgtgcatGGCGGGTGGTATATCCCTCTGGGTCTCTGTTTCACCTTCTCTATCTCTTcatctctccctccatctctgtcGCAGAGGGTGTGTGTGGCCCTCGCTCTGTCTGCCCTTCTCTCCAttgctctccctctgccctcctctcttGGGGTGCCTTATCCCCAGCCTCTTCCcctttttcctcccctccacACCTGTGAACCCTGGAGACAGAATGAAGAGTCTGGCTGAGCAAAGCTCCTGGAGGTCAACCTTGGCCTTTGCACCCTGTTCCCATTTCCCGGCTCTAGGGTCCCGGGTCTCCCAGTCCACAGTGCCTCACTTGAGGGCCCTGAACCTGCTCCCCACCACAGAATTCTTGGAAACCTGCTCCCTGTCACAGAATTGACGGCCCATGAAGCTTTGAGCCTCTTACCCTCCagcccagggacagaggagggaggagagggagaactGTGTCCTCCAGAGCTTCCCCCAAAGGTCCTTCTCTCTCAAAGAGGACATGAAGGTGATTCAGTACCCTGGATCCAGGTGCTTCTGAGATGTAGTCATTCCCATGTCTTCCAggtcctggcccagggcaggcGAGTCCTGTCAAGGGCAAGTGGGACCAAAAGGAGCCTCTCTGGGCCAGGCAGAGCTGAGCTTAAAGGCCCTGGGTCCTGTTGGTGCCAGGAAGGCCAGGTCTCCCCAGgcaggggaggtggaggaggtgctggCCCTTCTCTGGGCACCTGCTTGGGCTGTTCCCAGGATCTGGGGCAGGTGCATGCTGAGTGGGAGCAGCTGGCTACTCCTGCTGCTGGGCTGTGGAGGGGTGGGCTTATTCTGACCATGCCCCCTTTCTCGTGCTGTGAGGAGGCAGGTGTTTTGTGCCTGGAAGGCTGGGGAATGTAGCAAGGGTCCTTTTCATCTCAAGACTGGCCAGCAGGGGTCctcaggcccccccccccccagcacctTCCTGAGTCTGACGGCTAGGACTCCTGGCTGTGGGCCAGGGACGGCTTTCCCCAGGCGGCTCCTTTCCAGGCTGTACCTTGGTTGCTTCTGGGACTTCATGCACTTGCCCTTTTGCCTCCTCTCCCAACAGTTATTTGGGCAATTTTTTACTATTTATTCAGACTCCTGGTTATTTATTGCAGATTGGCAAGTGTTTGATTTGGGGACGAAGGGTGGGGCTAGAAAGGTGTATGAGTTGGAGACATGGTCTTCCTGACCTTCCAAGGTCAGAGTCAGcatcctctccctgcctctgggACCTTCCTGGTTTTCTAGCAGGTCCTGGCTAGAAGGGCTCTGAGCTCTGTAACAGAACTGGGAATAAGAAGCGAGAAGGCTGGTATCCTTGCCAGATTCCAAGACCTGGCATACTGTTTCCCACCAGCCTGGCTCACCCTCTTCCCAGAACTTGTCAGCTGGTCGTTCAGCTCCAACTTGATACCTTCACAGCCTAAGGCTTGGGCCACAGGCAGGGACCCAGCAGACACTGCCCAGGACACCTGATGCATTCCCTCTTGCCTGtccctctgccttccttcctGTGCCCATACTACTTGAAATCTTTGCATCTAATTTGCCTCAGTGGCTGACATTGGTCCAGTGCCCTCTCCTTGACCTTGGGATGAAGGTCAAGAGCGCAGGGACCATGTCCATGTTAGACTGAGCTCCCCAGTGGATACTGCCTGAGGAGAGGACCTGTGCTTGGCAGTCTCCCCTCCCCAGACTCAACGGAGGTCCCCAGAGAGCCAGAGATCCCGAAGCTTCCTGCTTGGGAAGCTGCCCCCCAGGACTTTGGATACCTAAAGAATGGGCTGTATGAATTCAGCAAGTCTCACTCCAAGGATCAGAATGTtagtctgcttttgttttttcatttgtttcattctttgAACCAATGCTGTTGACAAGTTGTCTTTAATAAATCATGTGTTCTTTGCAGTGGGCATTGGTTCTGTGATGGGCTGAAACCTTCCAGACCTTGGAGCAGGAAAAAATACTTGAGCAGAGGTGAAGTCAGGAGGCTCTTACAGTAGTCAAAGGAAAAGGctaggaaattttgtttgaagACCCTGTTCAGCAACGCTCATTTAACTACTGCAATGtgggctgaggggaggagggagtgtgGACTGGGGCAGAAGGTATTACATCATGATTTCatagcaagtttttttttaattgaaaaacattGAAATTCAACCAGTCACTCATAGCCCACAATCTGGCACTGATAATATGTTAGTCTTTTATTTGCAGATGTAATTTGTATTATATAATTGTCATTTTCCTGATGTATTGTTTTGTGTATTGTCTACCCCCTTTAGGTTGTGAGCAAGttgctgtatgattttatttgTATGGGCTATATACTGTTTTATCTAATATACTAAAAATGCCCCAAACCAGTCGCTATTTCTCAATATTTTGCTTAGTCCCCAGCCTCTATTATAAGGAACAGTGGGGGAGATTTCGTATGTGAAACCCTTGTATTCCTGGTTTATTTCCCAGCTTAGTCCTCTGAATGAGTTAGAAGGTATGAACCTTTTTAAGGCTTTTCATTTATCCCAAGCTGCTTTCTGGAATCAGCCAGTTTCTGGAACCCACTCAGCAGTTAAAGAGCATGGGCTTCCTGCATCGTTGTCCTCACACTGAGTGTTAAAATCTTTGCGAATCTCCTAGAAGTTTTGCCTTGTCTTACGGTGTAATGGTTAGGTGGCTAGACTGACGTCATACAGATCTGGGGTCTTGACCTTATTCTGCCAACTGGGAGCTCCCTTTCCGGGCTCTTGAGGATTAAATCTAGTCGTAGTATAAGCCCTTTAGAGAATATTTGACACTTGTAATCATCAAGTAGGACCTCTTCACACCGGCGCGGACCGGAAGATCCCTGGATGGAGACTGAGGCGGCGGGGCGGAGCCGGGCCTGAGGGTGGCCAATCACGAGCCGAGGCGGTGATGCCGCGCCTTCTCAGATCCCCATCTTAAAAGGGCATAGAAAGGGCGCGGGGACGTTCAGTCGTCCGGTCCTGACCTCTACTATTGGGGTCCTAAATACTTCCGAGCGTGTGTGAGTGGAAGGGACGGACGTTTCGCCTTCTCACGCCTCCACCTGGCCCCGGCCCCATCCCCACCGTGGGCCCCGCAGGCCGGCGCGGCCCCTTTAAGAGCCTCACCAGTCGGACGCCGGAGGTCGCGGCGTTCTTTCCGCACAGCCAGTTGCCCTCTGTCCACGCTTCGGCCACAATCCCCGAGCATGCAGGCGCTGCGGGCCGGCTTGACCCTGGCGCTGGGCGCGGGGCTGGGCGCAGCCGCTGAGGgctggcggtggcggcggcgggcggACGCACCGGAGGCGCCGGGGCTGCTGAGCCGGCTGCCCGTGCTGCCCGTGGCAGCGGCGGCTGAGCTTCCAGCCGTGTCCGGGGCCCTGGCGAGCGGCAGCCCGGGCGAGCTGGCCAAGTACGGGCTGCCCGGCCTGGCGCAGATCAAGAGCCGCGAGTCGTACCTGCTGTGTTATGACCCGCGCACCCGCGGCGCGCTCTGGGTTGTCGAGCAGCTGCGGCCCGAGCGGCTCCGCGGCGACGGTGACCGCCGCTCCTGCGACTTCCGTGAAGACGACTCGGTGCATGCGTACCACCGCGCCACCAACGCCGACTACCGCGGCAGCGGCTTCGACCGCGGCCACCTGGCCGCCGCCGCCAACCACCGCTGGAGCCAGAAGGCCATGGACGACACCTTCTACCTGAGCAACGTCGCGCCCCAGGTAGCGCCTTTGCCCCCGGCCCCGGCAGCGGAAGGCGAGGCCACCCCTTTGAGCCTCGGTTTGCTCCGCTGCAGAATGGGAAAGCTGCCGAATGCGCGCTCTAGGTCAAGCGCCTAGCTCATCACACCGCGGGGCCTTAGGCAGGAGGGACCGAGCAGTGGGGCGCTGGGCAACCCCTCTGCACTCTGATCTTAACTGAGGGCCCCCAGGCGCCTtcctgatcctcagtttcctagCCTGTAGGGATAATACTGTTATTCACCTATCTCCTGCAGTAGCGCTGAGGAACTGAAGACACCATGCACATAAAAGTACCTAGCACACTTCCTGGCCCATGGcaagcattcagtaaatactaGCTATAACGAGGGAAGTGGGTCTCAGAGAGACCAGGTGACTGGCCCAGTGTCATACAGTTGGACGAGACCCAGGCAGTCTGTCTGGAGGAGTTAAAGAAGATACCTGCATACAGTCGGCTGTTAGTAGCAGTCACCGCACACCCTGGACTAGCTGCCCTACCTCTAGTCCTGTTCCCACCAGGGCCTAACACCCACGTGGAGACCGATGTCGGGCTCTGATCGAAGCCCATGGGATCCCAGTCTCTGACCTGACTTTCTGCTCTCTCAGGGGCACAGTTCCCTACCCACTTGACTAGACCCTGTGCTGAGGACCGGAGAGCTCAAGTGATGGAGTCAGGAGCAGGTTCATGCCCTTCCCAGTTGGGCTCTGCATGTGGTTCAGactaggaaaaggaaaggagggatGGTTGGGAGAGCTGGTCTTCCCATCAGCCCTTGGGGGCAAGGGCAggcctgtttctctctctgcagTCAGGAGATTTGCCCCCTTACTCCATATGGCTCTTCGGAGCTGAGAAACAGCTTTGAGACCTGGGATGCTAGTTCTCCCATTCCGGATGGGGACGAGCTAGCACCCTTTGAGCTCTATCTGGGCTCCACCCTCACGACTGTGTGGCCCACTGACTCTCCTTCCATCTGCCCATTTCGTCTGCAAGCttgtccccacctcccaccctgctGCTGGAATCTTCTGGCTGGGTGCCAGTGCCTGCCCCTCAGGGCCTGGGGCAGCCCTCTGACAGCTACAAGTGTCCCAGCTAGTCTCACTGAGGCCCA
This portion of the Vicugna pacos chromosome 4, VicPac4, whole genome shotgun sequence genome encodes:
- the TBC1D13 gene encoding TBC1 domain family member 13 isoform X2, which codes for MSSLHKSRIADFQDVLKEPTIALEKLRELSFSGIPCEGGLRCLCWKILLNYLPLERASWSSILAKQRELYSQFLREMIIQPGIAKANMGVSREDVTFEDHPLNPNPDSRWNTYFRDNEVLLQIDKDVRRLCPDISFFQRATEYPCLLILDPQNEFETLRKRVEQTTLKSQTVARNRSGVTNMSSPHKNSAPSSLNEYEVLPNGCEAHWEVVERILFIYAKLNPGIAYVQGMNEIVGPLYYTFATDPNSEWKEHAEADTFFCFTNLMAEIRDNFIKSLDDSQCGITYKMEKVYSTLKDKDMELYMKLQEQNIKPQFFAFRWLTLLLSQEFLLPDVIRIWDSLFADDNRFEFLLVVCCAMLILIREQLLEGDFTVNMRLLQWALVL
- the TBC1D13 gene encoding TBC1 domain family member 13 isoform X3 translates to MSSLHKSRIADFQDVLKEPTIALEKLRELSFSGIPCEGGLRCLCWKILLNYLPLERASWSSILAKQRELYSQFLREMIIQPGIAKANMGVSREDVTFEDHPLNPNPDSRWNTYFRDNEVLLQIDKDVRRLCPDISFFQRATEYPCLLILDPQNEFETLRKRVEQTTLKSQTVARNRSGVTNMSSPHKNSAPSSLNEYEVLPNGCEAHWEVVERILFIYAKLNPGIAYVQGMNEIVGPLYYTFATDPNSEWKEHAEADTFFCFTNLMAEIRDNFIKSLDDSQCGITYKMEKVYSTLKDKDMELYMKLEFLLPDVIRIWDSLFADDNRFEFLLVVCCAMLILIREQLLEGDFTVNMRLLQDYPITDVCQILQKAKELQDSQ
- the TBC1D13 gene encoding TBC1 domain family member 13 isoform X4, with translation MIIQPGIAKANMGVSREDVTFEDHPLNPNPDSRWNTYFRDNEVLLQIDKDVRRLCPDISFFQRATEYPCLLILDPQNEFETLRKRVEQTTLKSQTVARNRSGVTNMSSPHKNSAPSSLNEYEVLPNGCEAHWEVVERILFIYAKLNPGIAYVQGMNEIVGPLYYTFATDPNSEWKEHAEADTFFCFTNLMAEIRDNFIKSLDDSQCGITYKMEKVYSTLKDKDMELYMKLQEQNIKPQFFAFRWLTLLLSQEFLLPDVIRIWDSLFADDNRFEFLLVVCCAMLILIREQLLEGDFTVNMRLLQDYPITDVCQILQKAKELQDSQ
- the TBC1D13 gene encoding TBC1 domain family member 13 isoform X1; this encodes MSSLHKSRIADFQDVLKEPTIALEKLRELSFSGIPCEGGLRCLCWKILLNYLPLERASWSSILAKQRELYSQFLREMIIQPGIAKANMGVSREDVTFEDHPLNPNPDSRWNTYFRDNEVLLQIDKDVRRLCPDISFFQRATEYPCLLILDPQNEFETLRKRVEQTTLKSQTVARNRSGVTNMSSPHKNSAPSSLNEYEVLPNGCEAHWEVVERILFIYAKLNPGIAYVQGMNEIVGPLYYTFATDPNSEWKEHAEADTFFCFTNLMAEIRDNFIKSLDDSQCGITYKMEKVYSTLKDKDMELYMKLQEQNIKPQFFAFRWLTLLLSQEFLLPDVIRIWDSLFADDNRFEFLLVVCCAMLILIREQLLEGDFTVNMRLLQDYPITDVCQILQKAKELQDSQ
- the ENDOG gene encoding endonuclease G, mitochondrial, whose protein sequence is MQALRAGLTLALGAGLGAAAEGWRWRRRADAPEAPGLLSRLPVLPVAAAAELPAVSGALASGSPGELAKYGLPGLAQIKSRESYLLCYDPRTRGALWVVEQLRPERLRGDGDRRSCDFREDDSVHAYHRATNADYRGSGFDRGHLAAAANHRWSQKAMDDTFYLSNVAPQVPHLNQNAWNNLEKYSRSLTRTYQNVYVCTGPLFLPRTEADGKSYVKYQVIGKNHVAVPTHFFKVLILEAAGGQIELRSYVMPNAPVDEAIPLERFLVPIESIERASGLLFVPNILARTSNLKAITAGSK